The genomic segment GCTCGTCATCCAGATGCTGATCGAAGCTGCCAATTCGGGCCAGAAGGTATTCGCCTACGGCCTGTCGCAGCACTTCACCAAGGTGTTCACCATGGTGGGGATTACGAAGTATGCGGGCCTGTTCCCTGATCAGGCCTCGGCTATGGCCGCACTGTAAGCTCCAAACGAAGCACGAACAAAGAGGCGCGGGAAACCGCGTCTCTCGTCGTCTAAGTGAGGCTATACTGCTCTGTGCCCTGTCCAGCACTTCCGGAGGGGATCGATGAAAGCCATCGTCTACGAGCAGTACGGCCCGCCTGATGTTCTTTCCCTCAAAGAAATCGATAAGCCTTTACCCGGCAAAGGCGAAGTGCTGGTTCGCGTGCACGCCGCCTCAGTGAACCCTTACGACTGGCACTTCCTGCGCGGCAAACCTGCGCTCCTTCAGCTGTTCACCGGGATCGGGAAACCGCGCTACCCCCGGCTGGGGGCAGACTGTGCCGGCGTGGTGGAAGCCGTAGGCTCCGGAACCACCCGGTTCAAGCCCGGAGATGCGGTCTTCGGCGTCTGCAAAGGCTCGTTCGCAGAGTTTGCCTGCGGGAAGGAGACGCAGCTTGCCCTAAGGCCCGCGGGGGTCTCATTTGAGCAGGCGGCTTCGCTGCCGATCGCGGCGACCACTGCCCTGCAGGGGCTGCGCGACCGCGCGAAGATCAAGGCCGGCCAGCAGCTCCTGATCAACGGGGCAGCTGGCGGCGTGGGGACGTTCGCGGTGCAGATCGAGCGGGAGATGGGGGCACACGTGACCGCAGTTTGCAGTGGAAGAAACGCCGATCTGATGCGTTCTCTCGGCGCCGAGTGCGTGATCGACTACATGCAGGAAGACTTCACCCGATCGCCGCAGAAGTGGGATGCCATCTTCGATCTGGTGGGGAATCGCACCCTTGCCGAATTTCGCAGCGCCCTTCAGCCAAAGGGAGTTTTTGTGAGCTGCGGTGGAGGCGGTCCGGATAAGAAGGCGACCGAACTGGCCGGCGTGATGTTCGGAAAGATGCTGATTGCCCCTTTCGTGAGCCAGCGGCTCACCGGCGTGTTGGCGAAGATCAACGGAGCTGACCTGAGCACTCTGGCGGCGATGGTGGAGTCCGGCAAGATCAAGCCGGTTCTCGATCGGACGTACCCCCTCGCCGAAACGGCCGAAGCCGTGCGGTATGTGGAAGCATGCCACGCGCGCGGCAAGGTGATTATTGCCCTCGGCTAAGTTCGCGGAACAGGTCGTGCCTTCTCGTCTATGATGGCCGCATGAACCTTGAGGCGATGCAGACGGCGCTCAGCGACGCGGGCCTGGACGGCTGGCTTTTCTACGATCATC from the Occallatibacter riparius genome contains:
- a CDS encoding NAD(P)-dependent alcohol dehydrogenase, yielding MKAIVYEQYGPPDVLSLKEIDKPLPGKGEVLVRVHAASVNPYDWHFLRGKPALLQLFTGIGKPRYPRLGADCAGVVEAVGSGTTRFKPGDAVFGVCKGSFAEFACGKETQLALRPAGVSFEQAASLPIAATTALQGLRDRAKIKAGQQLLINGAAGGVGTFAVQIEREMGAHVTAVCSGRNADLMRSLGAECVIDYMQEDFTRSPQKWDAIFDLVGNRTLAEFRSALQPKGVFVSCGGGGPDKKATELAGVMFGKMLIAPFVSQRLTGVLAKINGADLSTLAAMVESGKIKPVLDRTYPLAETAEAVRYVEACHARGKVIIALG